The Rhizobium sp. CCGE531 genomic sequence GGAAAGCTCGCTGCCGCCTCGCAAGCGAAGGCGATGCTGCGCCTGATCGGCAAATAGCAGGCCACGCGGCAGGGGTTTTCTGCAGCGTGGCTCGGCCTTATGCGTAAGGCACAAGGAATTTACTGATCGCCTCAATCTCGTTGGGGCGAATATCGTGGCCGCCCGCATGCCATTCGAGCGTAACCTCAGCATCCTGCCGTGCAAAATAGTCGGCGAGCGCCTGGGTCACCGGCGCGTGCGAGATCGGATCCCGCTCGCCCGCCGTGATCAGCACGCGCCTCCCCGCCAGCCTTGAATTGTCCTTTGGCTGGAAGGGGATGAGCGGATGCATCAGCACGGCCGCATCGAAAAGATCCCCATGCTCGATCAAAACGTTGGCGAGGATGTTCGCACCGTTGGAAAAACCGAGGCCGAGGACCTGCGATGCGCCGTATTCCGCCGCCAGTTCCGAGACATAGGCCGCCATCTTTTCCGTCGCCCGGGCAAGGTCCGCCATGTCATAGACGCCCTCGCCCGTCCGGCGGAAGAAACGCGCAGCACCATATTCCGAGACATCGCCGCGCGGCGATACGATGGTGGCGTCCGGCAGCAGCCGGGCAGCGAAATCGAAGAACTGGTTCTCATCGCCGCCGGTGCCATGGAAGGTGAAGAAAATAGGCTTTCCGGCTGCACCGGCCTTCAGCCGGTGCAGGTAATTCGTATTCGTCATGATATCTCTCCTGAATCAGCCTTCCAGCGGTTCAAGATGCTGCTCGATCAGGCCGCGCAGATGCGCGTGCTGCTCGGGCAGTTTCAGCGCTTCGCCGAGATGGGCCGTATCCTCGTCGCGGTTGAAGCCGGGTTCGTTGGTGGCGACTTCGAACAGCACGCCGCCCGGCGTGCGGAAATAGATCGCCCAGAAGTAATCGCGGTCGATGACCGGGGTCACCTGATAGCCCGTATCCATCAGCGCCTTGCGCACCTCGAGCTGCTTTGCGCGGTTCTCGACTGCAAAGGCGACATGGTGGACGGAGCCGGCGCCTGGAAGCGCGCGGTTGATGTTCGGCATGGTTTCGAGATCGACATAATCGGCACCGTTGCCGCCGGGCATGGCGAGCCGCTTGACGCCCTCATGCGTATCGACCACCTCGTAGCCCATATACTTCAAGAGCTCGGCCGTGGCGCCCTCGTCCCTGAGCCGCATGCCGACGGAATGGAAGCCCCTGATGGCATGCTCGGCATCGACGCCGTTGTGCGTCCAGGGCAGACGGCTATCGTCCTTGACCTCGACGAGAGCGAAGCCATCGCCATCGGGGCCTGAGAAATGCAGGCGCTTCTGGCCGAAGGATTCATCGGCCTTCAGGCCCTCGACGCCATGCTGGCCGAGCCGCTCGGTCCAGTAGCCGAGAGCGCCTTCCGGAACGGAGTAGACCGTATTGCCGACTTCGCCGGTGCCCGGACGGCCGCGCGCCATTTTCGGAAACGGGAAGTAGGTCATGATCGTGCCGGGGGTGCCGATCTCGTCACCATAGTAAAGGTGATAGACATCGGGAGCGTCGAAATTCACC encodes the following:
- a CDS encoding alpha/beta hydrolase, with translation MTNTNYLHRLKAGAAGKPIFFTFHGTGGDENQFFDFAARLLPDATIVSPRGDVSEYGAARFFRRTGEGVYDMADLARATEKMAAYVSELAAEYGASQVLGLGFSNGANILANVLIEHGDLFDAAVLMHPLIPFQPKDNSRLAGRRVLITAGERDPISHAPVTQALADYFARQDAEVTLEWHAGGHDIRPNEIEAISKFLVPYA
- a CDS encoding VOC family protein, translated to MLNQIKGLHHVTSMAEDARTNNKFFTDTLGLRRVKKTVNFDAPDVYHLYYGDEIGTPGTIMTYFPFPKMARGRPGTGEVGNTVYSVPEGALGYWTERLGQHGVEGLKADESFGQKRLHFSGPDGDGFALVEVKDDSRLPWTHNGVDAEHAIRGFHSVGMRLRDEGATAELLKYMGYEVVDTHEGVKRLAMPGGNGADYVDLETMPNINRALPGAGSVHHVAFAVENRAKQLEVRKALMDTGYQVTPVIDRDYFWAIYFRTPGGVLFEVATNEPGFNRDEDTAHLGEALKLPEQHAHLRGLIEQHLEPLEG